TCACCTCGGCTGTGCCGGGAGGGCTGGGACGCTTGCTTTTGTCCTGTGGCGGCTGCTGGGCCATTCCCATAACGGCAATCAACAGGACCAATGAGACTCCAACTGCTAAACGTTTCCGCTGCATCTTTTGATTTCCTTTCCCTTTAAAGCAGGTTATGATCGCCGCGGCAGGTGGAGCTTAACAAGTGTTGGCGAACGTCCGGGTCCCGGCATAAAGGCCGCCTCTCGCCGGCGTGGTCACCAAAGTACTATCGCCACGTTGACCGCGTGCGACTTTTCATAATACCCAGTGTCACATAAAGTTATACCGAACTAAATCGTTCTAACAAATTGATCCAGAGAAGAAATTGAAGCGAGGCATGCCATGAAACAACGTCTGGCGTTTTCCCTGTTCCTCTGCCTGGCCGCATCCAGCATAGCTGCCGTGGCGCAGTCCGCGGCGCCTGCAAGCCCTGTTCACCGCACCACCAAGGCAGTGAACTATCGGCTGCGCGGTGATGCCGTCAAGGTTGATTTTCACGGCACTGAACTCATGCAGAACGCCTCCGGTGAAGCCCGGGTCACGGGCAAAAAAAGCAGCGTAGAAATTGACGCTAAGTTTGACGGCTTGGAAGATCCCACGAAATTCGGCCTGGAATACCTCTCGCTGGTGCTGTGGGCCATCTCTCCGGAAGGCCGCGCGGTGAATCTGGGCGAACTGGTGTTTGACCATAACAGCAGCCGCGTAAAAGCCATCACAGACATGCAGACATTTGGCATGATCGTTACGGCTGAACCCTATTTCGCCGTGAACCAACCGGGCAACATGGTGGTGATGGAAAATGTTATGAGCGCGACCACTGTTGGCCGACAGGAGAACATTGACGCCAAATATGAACTGCTGGGCCGCGGCACCTATTCGGCCACCAACACCAAGATTTCCGACGCTATTTTTGGCATCGACCGCAAGACGCCGCGCGTGCTTTTTGAAGCGCGCAACGCAGTGAGAATTGCCAATCTCACGGCTGCCGATAAGTACGCGCCCGCCATCCTGTCCAGCGCTACACAGCAGCTCCGCAAGGCCGAAGAAGCGTACGTCCAGAAGCGCGATAAGAGCACGGTTGAAACGCTGGCGCGTGAAACCGTGAGCACTGCCGAGGAAGCTCGCGTGATGGCCGTAAAGCAGCGCTCGGAAGAAGAGGCACAGGCCAAGGCCGCCGCCGACAAGAAAGCCGCTGAAGACCGCGAAGCCAAAGCCCGGCAGGATGCCATTGCAGAAGCCCAGCGCCGGCAGGAAGCTGAAGCCGCTCGCCAGCAGGCAGAACAGGCCCGCGCACAGGCACTGGCTGCAAAAGCCGACGCCGAGCGCATGAAAGCTGAGGCCGAAAAGGCCCGCCAGGAAGCAGAGGCTGCCCGCCAGCAAGCAGACGCCGCTCGTCAGCAGGCAGACACAGCCCGCGCAGCAGCCGAACAACAAAAGCAGGCGCTGGCCGTGGAAGCGGACAAAGCGCGCAAAGCTGCGGAAGAGTCCGACCGTCTGCGCCAGCAAGCCGAGCAGGAAAAAGCCGACTTGCGCGCGCAACTGCTGCAGCAGCTGAATACGATTCTGGCCACCCGTGATACCGCGCGCGGCCTGATCGCCAACATGTCAGACGTTTTGTTTAAGACCGGAAGTTATGAATTGCTGTCCGGCGCGCGCGAGCGGCTGGCCAAGGTCAGCGGCATCGTAATCGCGCATCCCGGCCTGCATCTTGAGGTGGAAGGCCACACGGACGCCGTGGGCAGCGATGATTACAACCAGAAGCTGTCTGAAAATCGCGCGCAAGCTGTGCGCGACTACCTGATTCAACAAGGTATTCCGGACAACTCCATTGTGTCTCGCGGTCTGGGCAAGACCCAGCCCGTTGCTACCAATGACACCGCGGAAGGACGCCAGCAGAACCGCCGCGTTGAACTCGTTCTTTCCGGTGAAGCTATCGGCATGAAAACAGCTTCTGCAACTACCGTCACGCCGAAATAGCTACATCCTTCAAATCATGCAAAGAGGGACCCGAAAGGGTTCCTCTTTTTATTTCTGTCAGGAGTAAACCGGCTCGGCTTAGATTGCTGCCGGTCTTATCTCGTCGCGGCGCTGAAGAATGTTTGATACCGATTGCAGCACGCCTTCACGTGAATCGCCGGTAACGAAACTGTTGCCATCCATATCCGGGCGGATTCTTCCCATCTGCAAAATGGGAGCTTCAGGGAGATGGTGCCGCACGGCATGGCCAATGGCCTTTTTCATGCGCGGTTCCACACTATCGGCGATCAGGACGACGTCAAAGATTTGTCCCTGGCAAGCCTGGTCAACTTCCTTCAGGCTGCATGCGGTCCTTACACGATAACCGGCGCGTTCGAGCCATTCGAGTCGCAGGCGCAAGGCGGGTTCGGTTGCCACAATCAATAGCAGCGCAGCAGGGAGAGCATGTTGTGCCATTCGGGGGTAACTTCCATGCAACAAACGTTATTAACCTTACTTTAAATGTATTTTTAGAATTCGAACAGTACTATCCTGTTACTTCTTTATTTTCAATAGCTTAGCTGAGTTTTATTCTCCTTTACAATTAAAAACTCCAATAATGTTCGCAATTCGTAAAAAGCTGAGCCAGATTTAGATGCGACCTGGTGCCGGTGAGAGATGGTCTGCGTTCTAAGGTTCTCGTTATCCTCGCGACCGTGAATTTTTTTGTCCATGTGGCAGCGCAGAGGACTCTGGCTTGCGATAATCTTGCCTCTGACAAATCAAAAACTCATGAGCTCTTCCGCGACAACTCCGGCTGCCTTTACGGTAAAAACAATCCTGAAGTACAAGCCATTCCGCACGCTCTGGCTGGCCCAGTTTGTCAGTGTCTTTGGCGATTTTCTTGCCCTCTTCGGCGTGATCA
The sequence above is a segment of the Terriglobia bacterium genome. Coding sequences within it:
- a CDS encoding OmpA family protein, which encodes MAVKQRSEEEAQAKAAADKKAAEDREAKARQDAIAEAQRRQEAEAARQQAEQARAQALAAKADAERMKAEAEKARQEAEAARQQADAARQQADTARAAAEQQKQALAVEADKARKAAEESDRLRQQAEQEKADLRAQLLQQLNTILATRDTARGLIANMSDVLFKTGSYELLSGARERLAKVSGIVIAHPGLHLEVEGHTDAVGSDDYNQKLSENRAQAVRDYLIQQGIPDNSIVSRGLGKTQPVATNDTAEGRQQNRRVELVLSGEAIGMKTASATTVTPK